One genomic region from Dehalobacter restrictus DSM 9455 encodes:
- the nirJ1 gene encoding putative heme d1 biosynthesis radical SAM protein NirJ1, with amino-acid sequence MISVTRLLFDTEYFGDSLRYSRHAHGAKNGATGSSGPVVVWNSTRTCNLQCVHCYMDSDSQKYNGELTTEEARSFIDDLAEFHVPVLLFSGGEPLMRPDFFELAAYTAQKGIRPTLSTNGTLITPEAARRIKEIGVGYVGVSLDGLRAVNDKFRGREGAFAAAMGGIRNCVEAGQRVGLRFTINRHNYEELDRIFDFIEAEKIDRVCFYHLVYSGRGKQMVADDITPEESRQALDTIIRRTRDFEKRGLHKEILTVDNHADGVYLYLRALCEDPARAEKIKTLIGCNGGNRSGIAFGEVDPSGNVHPDQFTQHISFGNVRERKFGDIWTDLSQPVLAGLKDRKPLLKGRCAECRYLDFCNGNFRTRAEAVTGDFWESDPACYLTDEEIGKKTAIND; translated from the coding sequence ATGATTAGTGTTACGAGGCTGCTATTTGATACGGAATATTTCGGGGATTCCCTGCGTTATAGCAGGCATGCTCATGGGGCTAAAAACGGAGCAACAGGTAGTTCAGGACCGGTGGTTGTTTGGAATTCGACGCGAACCTGCAATTTGCAGTGCGTCCATTGTTATATGGACTCAGATTCGCAGAAATATAACGGAGAACTGACGACGGAAGAAGCGAGGAGTTTCATTGATGATTTAGCGGAGTTTCACGTTCCTGTCCTGCTTTTTTCAGGCGGGGAGCCTTTGATGCGGCCCGACTTTTTTGAACTTGCCGCCTATACTGCTCAGAAAGGAATCAGACCAACTTTATCTACGAACGGTACGTTGATAACACCGGAAGCTGCCCGGCGCATCAAAGAAATCGGTGTAGGTTATGTTGGGGTATCGCTTGACGGTCTGAGAGCGGTGAATGACAAGTTTAGGGGCAGAGAAGGAGCTTTTGCGGCTGCTATGGGAGGAATCCGGAACTGTGTGGAGGCGGGTCAGCGCGTTGGTCTGCGCTTTACGATTAACCGTCATAATTATGAGGAACTGGATCGTATCTTTGATTTTATTGAAGCAGAAAAAATTGACCGTGTTTGTTTTTATCATTTGGTATACTCCGGACGGGGCAAGCAAATGGTCGCTGATGATATTACACCCGAAGAGTCGAGACAGGCGCTCGATACCATTATCCGCAGAACAAGAGACTTTGAAAAACGCGGATTGCACAAGGAAATCCTGACAGTTGATAATCACGCCGACGGTGTTTATCTCTATTTGCGGGCTTTATGTGAAGATCCGGCCAGAGCGGAGAAAATAAAGACACTCATCGGCTGCAATGGCGGAAATCGTTCTGGGATTGCGTTTGGAGAGGTTGATCCTTCAGGGAATGTACATCCGGATCAGTTTACGCAGCATATCTCGTTTGGCAATGTCCGAGAGAGAAAGTTCGGAGATATCTGGACTGACTTGAGCCAACCAGTGCTGGCAGGTTTGAAAGACCGTAAACCACTTCTCAAAGGGCGATGTGCCGAGTGCCGGTATTTAGATTTCTGCAACGGCAATTTCCGCACCAGGGCAGAGGCTGTGACAGGCGATTTTTGGGAATCTGATCCGGCCTGTTACTTAACGGATGAAGAGATCGGGAAAAAAACTGCAATTAATGATTGA
- a CDS encoding DUF6530 family protein has translation MKIPTTLKHKPVIVSEDYERIDGRNAYDSDAKGLSLGLAQWNDRGKLEISAKVWRFTGEKWSRQSEELPLHRVIDLAILICRSTLHFREAYRYEKMYDPEKPVIDRIGLQGDAMTVAVCTDNPMIEGDIKLFRQVLSNDDELIGERLSTLSKLLKEMGY, from the coding sequence ATGAAGATTCCAACGACGCTGAAACATAAACCTGTGATTGTATCGGAAGACTATGAAAGGATTGACGGCAGAAATGCCTATGATTCCGACGCCAAAGGATTATCCCTGGGGCTGGCCCAGTGGAATGACAGGGGGAAGCTGGAGATATCTGCGAAGGTCTGGCGGTTCACCGGAGAAAAATGGTCGAGACAGTCCGAGGAGCTTCCGCTTCACCGGGTGATCGATCTTGCGATCCTGATTTGCAGATCGACACTTCATTTTCGTGAGGCCTACCGATATGAAAAAATGTATGATCCTGAGAAACCCGTCATTGACAGGATCGGGCTGCAGGGAGATGCAATGACCGTAGCCGTATGTACTGATAATCCAATGATTGAAGGAGACATCAAACTATTCAGGCAAGTACTCAGCAATGACGATGAATTAATCGGAGAACGTTTGAGTACGCTTTCCAAACTGCTGAAGGAAATGGGGTATTAG
- a CDS encoding GIY-YIG nuclease family protein, with the protein MTGTSDRKRELRNEYKERKTSGGVFMITNKENGRYVLQGAVNVRRFQNRFDFSKDTGSCVLTKLQQEWDEYGAKAFKFEILEEIEMKDTQTMKEFEEDLQLLEEIWAEKLDPELRIF; encoded by the coding sequence ATGACGGGTACATCCGACCGGAAAAGGGAGCTTCGCAATGAATATAAGGAACGGAAAACTTCCGGTGGAGTTTTTATGATTACCAATAAAGAAAACGGCAGGTATGTTCTGCAGGGCGCTGTTAATGTCAGGCGGTTCCAGAACCGTTTTGATTTTTCTAAAGATACCGGCTCCTGTGTGCTGACAAAACTTCAACAGGAATGGGATGAATATGGGGCCAAGGCTTTTAAGTTTGAAATTCTGGAAGAAATCGAAATGAAAGATACCCAGACCATGAAGGAATTTGAAGAAGACCTTCAGCTTCTTGAAGAGATATGGGCGGAAAAGTTGGATCCGGAACTAAGGATTTTCTAA